The Desulfofundulus salinus genome includes the window TGGAAAAGGACCACTCCCGAGAAGTGCCCCATTTGCGGAACGATGGAAGTGCCGGATCCTGTCAGGTACATCAAAAGGCGAATTCCGGGCTATGTGGAAGTGCGGTGCGACTGCGGTGAAACCGTCATCTGCGACGGTTTCACCAACACCTGCGACCGCTGCGGGCGGGACTACAACTGGAATGGAACGTTGCTTGCCCCGCGCAGTCAGTGGGGTGAAGAAACCGGGGAATCGGAAGCGGACATATTCCTGGCGAGGGGGTAGTACGAATGATGGAAGTACAGGCATACCTGCGAAAGGAAAGCTGGCCGGTCAAGATTAGACCGCTGAGAGCAAAAGGTAACTACGTGGTAAGCGGTCGGGGTACGGAGATGTGGATTGCCGTCCGGCCTTCAGGCGGTATCGGGGGCGGAGATTTCCTGGTTGCGGTAACAAATTTCAACCGCTGCGGGTGCCTGGATGCCCGGAAGTGGTCAGCGGGAGATGTCCAGCAGTACATCGGGATCGAGAACCTGGTTGACGCTGTCACTCTCGCCGCTGCGCTGGACGCGATCTTTAAGATGGAGGAAGGCAAGCTGGTTGCTATGAAGTAAAACGAGATCAACGAAATCAGGGGTGCCGGCCGCAGGGTCGGCCCCTGCTCTAACCTTAATCAACTAACGGAGGTATGACGCCGGCTTCCGGCCGGCTCCTCCCCCGCCGCTAATTAGCGGCGTTCACCGGATCCCTGGTTATGACGCGATTAAGCGCTGTCTGACCACTCCATATGGAGTATGGGGTCCACACCACGGGTCCTGACGGCACTTGCCGCCCCCATAAATGGGGTAACGGGGCCTCAGTGAATGCTTAACAAGCCCACAACGGCGTGCGAGGCGGGCTTTGAAAGCCGGCCGTCGGGAGCACGCAGACAACCGAATAACCTACCCGGGGATGCAAACCCGGGCGTAGCCCGCCGGGCAAACCGCAAAGCGGCAGGCAACGGGCACAAGCCCGCACGGCGAAGCCGTAACCGGGCGCAAGCCCGCACCGCGAAGCGCAAAAACGGGCGGAAGCCCGTCTCAGGCCACCGGAGCGAAAGCGGAGGGGGCACTGAGACGGGCGCAGCCCGCGACGGCGAAGCCGCAAAAAATAAGGCCCGAAGGGTAATTTTAAAGAGGTTTTCCCGCGCATATACCCACGTAACGGGGGTTCGGGGGAAGGGACCTCTGGGAAGTTTTTGTCTTTTTTGCAATCAGACTAGAACAAAAACGAATCTAGATCAGGAGGGTTGATATAATGTTGCGGGTTTCCTGGGAAAATACCGGCGACCCCGTCCTCGACCGCCTGGGTCGGCAGTTTGTGGAAAGGGTGGCCCGGTATGCAAGGGGCGGTTCTTATGAGCGGCGCATGGAGTGGTACCGAGCGTATATTAGATTTACTTATTTTCTAGCGGAACGGTTTGGTCCAGAAGACATCCGTAATATCCAGCCCCGCCACGTTGCAGCGTTTATCAGGTACTTAAAACAACTGGGGCGAAGCGAGAAAACGGTTCTTCACTATCTCTCCATCATCCGCTGGTGGCACCAGCAGATTCCCTGGCGGAAATATGAACTGCCCGAGAACAATATACTTTTGGAATTGGAGGCGAGGCTCGATGACAAACGATTCTGTGAAGAAATCAAAAACAACTGCCGGCGCAAAAAGCTCCGAAGGGGTATACAGAAATCTCTCGGCTCAGCTTGAAAAAATCTGGCGTGAGGCGGTAAAAAACACGACCCACGCGATGTCCAAAAAATCTCATTTCCGGTACCGGGACAGCATGAAGAACTTCCTCTGGTTCTGCGCGGAAAAGTACCGCCTGCAGAAGATTGCCAACGTTGGCGAAAAGCACCTGCGGGCATACGTGGAATACCGCCGCCAGGAAGGCATATCTGAAAAGACGCTGAAAAACGACCTGGCGGCGGTGCGGTTTTTCCATCGCTTCACCGGTTCGCGCAATGAACTGCCGGATAACCGGGCGCTGGGGCTTGAAAAGACTCCGGCCGGCGGCAAAGATAGGGCCTGGACGGAAGAAGAATACAGGCGGATGCTGGAGAAGGCCGAAAAACTGGGCCGTACGGACGTGGTGATGGCCATGAAGCTGGCCCGCCACGCGGGGCTGAGGATCCACGAGTGTACCCGGCTTACGGTGGGCCACGTCCGGGACGCCCTGAAAGATGGGGAACTGGAGGTCAAAGGGAAAGGCGGCCGGGTGCGCCGGGTGCCGCTGCGCCTGGAGTTAAAGATGGAACTGGAGCGGTTCCTGGAAGAGCGCGGGGGTACCAGGGGGGAGAAGATCTTCGTCGCGCCGGGCGAAAAGACGCACAGAGTCATCAAAAGCATCCAGAAATTCATCGAACGGCACCGGGAAGAAATCACCGACCGGCCGATTACCTTTCACGGATTGCGCCACGCCTACGCCCGGGAGGAGCTGGCCTGCCGGTTGGAGCATCCGGAGAAATACGGCCTCCACAGGGTAAGTCCGGAAAGGGCGGCGAAACTGGAGGTGGCGGAGCTTCTGGGCCACGGCAGGCCGGAAGTGACCAGTGTTTATACGGGGAAGTAACTTTACATCAGTGGGGTTGCATGAGATAATTTTATTAAAGGGACGATGTCCCTGGCAACAGGAGGCGAGGTGTAACCATGGAATCGGTCAAAATTGTTTACGGAATAAAAAATGAATTCCTTAAAAAAAGGCGTAGAAAGCTATTATCACCCATCGAAAAGTTGAAAGCCCAAAAGGAAATGGCTGCAGTTATGAAACTGGCTGGGTTGTGGGAGGATAAAGATACCTCTTTCTTTGATAAGAGGTAATACCAATGGACGGTGTTTTATTGGATACAAATATTATAATAGACTTGCTCAGAACATATCGGAAATCTAGGCCGAAAAATCCTGAACACGCTTTTAATTCCAGGCAGGTTATTGAATTGTTTAAATATCTTACCTTCAACCGGATTAAAAGATATATTTCCTGTCACACAATCAAAGAGGTGCTCCAATATCCCTATATTTCCGAACAAGAGGAAAAACGTATCCAAACTATCCTGCCCCAGTTCTGTCTCATATTACCAACCACCAAAAAGATTGCCCGGATTGCCGGCTTGCTTTCCCGCCACTCTGCCGAATACCGTGACCACCATGTGGAAGACTGTTACATAGCGGCCACCGCCATAGCCTATAAATTGCCGCTATATACCAGAAACCCGGACGACTTTAAATATGTCCCGCACCCGGATTTGGAAATAGTGGTTCCGTACCAGTACCAGGGTGACGTAACTTCGTAAACAGAACCCAATACAGCCTTCGGGCTATTTTTATGGGTATAATTTTGCCCGGTTGAACCGGGATATTTTATCTTTTGACATACTATACGGTTGCATTCATATGCATACGTATGTTATTTTAACGTTGGAGCTTTGGAAGATCCTGTATGACTACAGTTTAAACCCCGGCAGGCGATTGTTCCGTGCCTATTAATAAACGAGCTGTAGAGATCGTAAAATCATACGCGGAGGCTCTCAGGAAAAAAGATGTTCCGGTGAAAGTAATAATTTTATTCGGCTCCCAGGCAAGGGGAACCAGCGTTCCGGGATCCGACATTGACGTACTTGTGGTGACGGAAAGGCTTGATAAAAAGATCCGCGATACGATTATAGATGAAGCCTTTGAAATCAGCATGAGAGAAGACATTCCGGTGATAGCTCTGGCGTGCGATATTCAAGAATTCGATTCTCCCTCATTTAAAGTTGATCCCTTTTACCGCAACGTTACTCAAGAGGGGATAATTTTCCATGGATAATAATGATTTCAAAAAAGAATTTGCCTCACAGAAAACGGAAAAAGCCTGGGACAACTGGGGTGAGGGTGAATGGGCTTTTAAAAGTGCTTAACTAGGTTTATACCCGACCTCCGTAGCGGTGTTAGGATTTAAACAAACAGGGATGGTGGTTAAAGTGGACACTAAGCCAATTCAACAGGAAATTTTAATGGAGGTTAACCGCCTGCCTTTCCACTTTCAAAAACGAGTTCTTGAATTCGCCCGGGCATTAAGGTTTACTCTCAATGAAGGAACGCCCGGTAGGGATTTGCTTCGCTTTGCCGGGGTTATATCGCCGGAAGAAGGGGAATTGATGAAAAGAGCTATAGAGGACGCCTGCGAGCGGGTGGATGCAAATGAGTGGTAAGTTTCTTCTGGATACAAACATTGTCATTGCCCTTTTTGCAGGGGACGAATCTGTTCAGGAAAAATTGATGGAAGCAAACAAAGTGTTTGTACCCTGCATTGTCCTGGGGGAGTTGTATTACGGAGCCCACAAGTCCAGCCAGGTGGAGAAGAACCTTGCGCGGTTGGCGGAATTCGCATCCAGCAGCACGGTGGTGGCCTGCGACACAGGTACGGCGCGTGAGTACGGCTTAATCAAAGATCAATTGCGGAAGAAAGGGCGGCCCATACCCGAGAATGATATCTGGATCGCGGCCATTTCTCGACAATACGATTTCGTTTTAGTGACGAGAGATGTTCATTTCTCTGAGATTGAAGATTTGAAGATCGAAAAATGGTAGAAATTTGAAGAAATAAACCCGGTTTCGCCGGGTTTTTCCTTTTTTGGGTCCGGTTTATCCGGGCCTTTTTCATTTTATTGGGACAGCTAAATTCATTAGGCGAGGTGGTTTTTATGAGATGGTCGTTATCCCGGGTGAAGGAGGAGGTTTATTCAGCTTTTAAACACATGCCCGCGTTGGCTAGAGGGGGAATTATGGCTGGAACTTCAGCGCTGGCCCTTGGTGGCCTCTACCTCCTCGNNNNNNNNNNNNNNNNNNNNNNNNNNNNNNNNNNNNNNNNNNNNNNNNNNNNNNNNNNNNNNNNNNNNNNNNNNNNNNNNNNNNNNNNNNNNNNNNNNNNATGCGTTCGAAGTTCTGCCTGGCCTTCCTGCCGGACGGTACGCCCCCCGCAAAACTGCGGGTGCTGGATTATGAAAAGTTTCCGGAAGCGAAAGAACTGAAGAGTTTAAACAGAACTCAACCCTTGGGAAAGAATCGGTTACAGGATGAGCCGATGAAAGGAACCGTGATGGGAGAACGGCAGACAGAATTTTCCCGGGCGTGGGGATCCCGGTTGAAGCAAGCTGCAGGGCCCGGTATTTCCCTAACTGAACAACAAAAACTGGGTGCCGAAGCACAGACCGCAGGCGAAATGGCAGCGGAGCAAAAAGAAACCCCGGACGATGCTGCCGGTACCAGACGTGCAGCATTGCCGTGGTAAAAAAGAGAACCCGCGTGAGGTACACGCGGGTTTTTTTATGGACTTCCGGGAGGGAGGTTCAAAACAAAATGCCATTCGCTCCTGCAAGCGGATGGCAAAGAAAGGAGATCTCTGAGGTTATGGTAGTGGAAAAACCGGCCGCTGTCAAGCAGGAAATCGTCACGGAGCCTAATGTGACTTTGCAGGACGGTAGAAGGAAGAACTGGTTCTGGGATTACAACGATGTTTTCGAATCGGACCTTTCAGCCAACGCCATGCTGGTGAGATTGTACCTTGCCAGGTGTGCCAACGGAGACCGTCATGCGTGGCCATCGCTGAATACTATAGCCAGGAATTGCAAGATCAGCAAGCCGACGGTAATAAAAGCTCTCAAGGAACTTGAGGAAAAAGGATGGTTGGAAAAGATCATTCGGAAACGGCCCAATCAAGAGTACGAAACAACCGTATACGTTCTCAAGGATCCACCGGCCGCGTATGCCTCCGGTTCGGAGGAGGGGGGTGGTAAAGCAGATTTACCACCGGTAAAAAATAAAACCGGTGAAGGTGGGGGGGTGGTAAACGACGTTTACCACCTGGTAAATCAGATTGACAACCTGGTAAAGCAGGTTGACTCTAACAATACCCAGATAACAATACCCAATGAACAAGAAAAAGATCTGTCGTTTGTATCCTCACTTCGTTCAGATACAAACGACAGCGCATCGGCCTTTCAGGCCTCCGGCGCTGCCGGCGGCAGTGCCACACCTGAAAACAGAGCAGACCAACGCGATAGCCACCCACGGGCGGGTGCAGCAGATGCAGCAGGAAAGAGAAAGAGGGACGAAGATCAGGGGAACGAAAGAACCGGTGTGGATGGAGTGCCGTCGAGCAAAGAGCTGATTGCTGAACTGGTCAAAGAATACCGTGCCGTGGAGGGCGTGGAGGGAAAAAAGGGGGACTATGCCTTCATAGGGGCGCTTTACAACCGCTACGGTTATGACCGTGTACTGGAAGCAATCAACGAGCTCTCCCTCGCAACTGCCGTTCAGGAGATCGAGAAGCCCCTTTTGTACCTGAAGGCTGTTGTACAGGCCATTGCCCGACGGGGAGATCGGGAACGGGACGGGGGGAGATCTGACCGCGGGTCCGGCCGGAAAAAGGTGGAGCCGGGGATGAGCGACTGGTCCACCTGCGGGGATAAGGAGAAAAAGCGGGAACTGCTCAGGTCGCTTTATTTGAGCTAGGACCGTTGATTCCAAAATTTTTAAGAGACAAATTTTCCTTACAGGCATTGCATTTGTTTCCATGCGGTGATACAATTACCGCAATATCATTGGAACCTGGGCGACGATGCGAGTATGGACCGGGCGTGGAAGATCAGCCGTTATTTTGACCTGCCCACCCTGTACGACGCGGCTTTCATGGCCGTTGCTGAAGTGGTGGCGGAGAGGACAAGGGAAGAATGTGAGTACTGGACTGCGGATGAAAAGCTCGTAAGTGCGGTTGCCCCCGAGGAAAACTAGAAAGAATTATACCAAAATAGCTCTAAAGAGTTTGAGATGTAAAGGAAAAACCGATCTGTTGAATAGATATCCCACGAAAACCATTGTTTTTGGAGAACAAAGAAAGTGGACAGAAAAAAGATCTCTAAAATAAAATTTAGCTAATATTATTTTTCTAAAATTATTGGGGACAAACGGGCTGATATTCTTCAATTTTAATTGATTTTAGGCTACAAAGATATTTGACAAAATCCTGCATATCCATCTTTTCTCACATTTGCAACTCTCGAACTTTTTGGTTTTAAGAGGGGAGTAGTAGGGTGGGAAAGAATGAATTAATCATTCCCCTTCCAACTGTATTAAGCGTGGATAGTTTATGCGAAATAGATTTTGCATCTTTTTGGAATGCTAGGTATAATCCGGTGGGCAAGATCGTTTTCGACTTTTCCCCGATCGATTTTGTACGACCAGCAGGACTCGTTTCCATCGTATCTTTAATGAAGCTTTCAAAGTATTTAAAAGTTGCAGATCAGTATTATCTCAGGGAACCAAAAGATGATAATGTAAAACAATACCTAAAACGAATGGGGTTTTATGAACAATTCAGGATCATAAAAGAGACAGTAAGTCCAAAAGTAGAATCCTCATCTCTTTGTGAGTTGAGGGAAGTAAAAGACGAATTGGAAGCATATAAATTAACAAGTCAACTTACCAGAATCGTTAAAGAACAAGTACAACTTGAAGAAAAAATGATGCGAGCCATTTCTCATGCTCTCGGTGAAATAATAGATAACATATTTCATCATAGTAATTCGCCAATAAATGGTTTTGTCTGCGCACAAACATACAAAGGTGCAGGGGAAATCGAAATTGCTGTAGCAGATTGTGGCATTGGTATTAAAGAATCGTTAAAAGGAAATCCTATTTACAGGAAGATTAGGGACGACGAAGAAGCCATTACTACTGCGGTGGGGAAAAGAGTAACAGGCAAGCCGCACACCAATACCGGGCAAGGTCTCTTTATATGTCGAAGATTCATAAAAGAAAATTTTGGTCGAATGGACATTATTTCCGGAAGTGCACAATATACCTTAAGAAACACCGATGCTCATGTGAAATGCTACCCCTTTTGGCAAGGAACAGTAGTTTCTTTGGTATTCAATTTAAAACATCCCATTGATCCTAAGAGAATTTTGGATAGCGAATTTCCGATGGATGCCGAACTTGATGATTTGTTTGGGGAGACGGATGAAAAATGATCATGCTAGGAAGTATTAGCACTCACCTGACAACCCGAGCATTAGGAAAGAGAGTTAGGGAGTTGATTTTGAAGAGGCTAGAAAGCTCAACTCAAGTATTATTAGATTTTACCGGAGTAGAAATGGCATCACACTCTTTTTGTGATGAGGCGTTTGGTAAGCTACTCCAAGAACTAGGATTTGTAAAATT containing:
- a CDS encoding site-specific integrase; the protein is MLRVSWENTGDPVLDRLGRQFVERVARYARGGSYERRMEWYRAYIRFTYFLAERFGPEDIRNIQPRHVAAFIRYLKQLGRSEKTVLHYLSIIRWWHQQIPWRKYELPENNILLELEARLDDKRFCEEIKNNCRRKKLRRGIQKSLGSA
- a CDS encoding tyrosine-type recombinase/integrase, whose product is MSKKSHFRYRDSMKNFLWFCAEKYRLQKIANVGEKHLRAYVEYRRQEGISEKTLKNDLAAVRFFHRFTGSRNELPDNRALGLEKTPAGGKDRAWTEEEYRRMLEKAEKLGRTDVVMAMKLARHAGLRIHECTRLTVGHVRDALKDGELEVKGKGGRVRRVPLRLELKMELERFLEERGGTRGEKIFVAPGEKTHRVIKSIQKFIERHREEITDRPITFHGLRHAYAREELACRLEHPEKYGLHRVSPERAAKLEVAELLGHGRPEVTSVYTGK
- a CDS encoding type II toxin-antitoxin system VapC family toxin, whose protein sequence is MDGVLLDTNIIIDLLRTYRKSRPKNPEHAFNSRQVIELFKYLTFNRIKRYISCHTIKEVLQYPYISEQEEKRIQTILPQFCLILPTTKKIARIAGLLSRHSAEYRDHHVEDCYIAATAIAYKLPLYTRNPDDFKYVPHPDLEIVVPYQYQGDVTS
- a CDS encoding nucleotidyltransferase domain-containing protein — protein: MPINKRAVEIVKSYAEALRKKDVPVKVIILFGSQARGTSVPGSDIDVLVVTERLDKKIRDTIIDEAFEISMREDIPVIALACDIQEFDSPSFKVDPFYRNVTQEGIIFHG
- a CDS encoding type II toxin-antitoxin system VapC family toxin; protein product: MSGKFLLDTNIVIALFAGDESVQEKLMEANKVFVPCIVLGELYYGAHKSSQVEKNLARLAEFASSSTVVACDTGTAREYGLIKDQLRKKGRPIPENDIWIAAISRQYDFVLVTRDVHFSEIEDLKIEKW
- a CDS encoding helix-turn-helix domain-containing protein: MVVEKPAAVKQEIVTEPNVTLQDGRRKNWFWDYNDVFESDLSANAMLVRLYLARCANGDRHAWPSLNTIARNCKISKPTVIKALKELEEKGWLEKIIRKRPNQEYETTVYVLKDPPAAYASGSEEGGGKADLPPVKNKTGEGGGVVNDVYHLVNQIDNLVKQVDSNNTQITIPNEQEKDLSFVSSLRSDTNDSASAFQASGAAGGSATPENRADQRDSHPRAGAADAAGKRKRDEDQGNERTGVDGVPSSKELIAELVKEYRAVEGVEGKKGDYAFIGALYNRYGYDRVLEAINELSLATAVQEIEKPLLYLKAVVQAIARRGDRERDGGRSDRGSGRKKVEPGMSDWSTCGDKEKKRELLRSLYLS
- a CDS encoding ATP-binding protein — encoded protein: MGKNELIIPLPTVLSVDSLCEIDFASFWNARYNPVGKIVFDFSPIDFVRPAGLVSIVSLMKLSKYLKVADQYYLREPKDDNVKQYLKRMGFYEQFRIIKETVSPKVESSSLCELREVKDELEAYKLTSQLTRIVKEQVQLEEKMMRAISHALGEIIDNIFHHSNSPINGFVCAQTYKGAGEIEIAVADCGIGIKESLKGNPIYRKIRDDEEAITTAVGKRVTGKPHTNTGQGLFICRRFIKENFGRMDIISGSAQYTLRNTDAHVKCYPFWQGTVVSLVFNLKHPIDPKRILDSEFPMDAELDDLFGETDEK
- a CDS encoding STAS-like domain-containing protein, with protein sequence MIMLGSISTHLTTRALGKRVRELILKRLESSTQVLLDFTGVEMASHSFCDEAFGKLLQELGFVKFKRRVKFSGCSAEVESVIKFALRNRLVEEKVYVTC